In one Nitrososphaera viennensis EN76 genomic region, the following are encoded:
- a CDS encoding cupin domain-containing protein, with the protein MASIQKKNLDSPDETRNFDKGKMQIVNVEDVTLGRFVLEPGWQWSKSVKPLVKTDSCQQHHTGYIISGRMRVRMDNGAEAEAGPGDFAIIPPGHDAWVVGDEPCTGIDFTGAKTYAKKS; encoded by the coding sequence GTGGCAAGCATTCAGAAGAAAAACCTGGATTCGCCAGACGAAACGCGAAATTTTGACAAAGGCAAGATGCAGATAGTGAATGTAGAGGATGTGACTCTTGGCCGCTTTGTACTTGAGCCGGGCTGGCAGTGGTCAAAGTCAGTCAAACCGCTGGTAAAGACAGACAGTTGCCAGCAGCATCATACAGGCTACATAATCTCTGGAAGGATGAGGGTCAGGATGGACAACGGGGCTGAAGCAGAAGCAGGCCCTGGAGACTTTGCGATAATACCGCCGGGTCATGACGCCTGGGTGGTGGGAGACGAGCCCTGCACTGGCATAGACTTTACAGGGGCAAAGACGTACGCAAAAAAATCATGA
- a CDS encoding cache domain-containing protein: MSSTKSGRVAMSMIIAAAIVAAAGIIAVAYVIPEGSSKPAENPSGVRLLASNLEERIASSVKVMSLTGLAPEVRNTDSLSLVSTAQMGIPQDADVAKRQVAKNIISTYGDDVASIFFLTPEGNIYIGEPFEQQKQLPRLNYSDRDWYQGVSATNDAYVSSVFMSAAIHEPAVAVAVPVYGQEGTEKESAIGYWVAIINLDEIEKGLRQLEGGSRIIFADHNGTEIADSARDPSTTRTDLRSLSNLESVKAALAGKTGSLVEVVDGKTMKVSYAPVKAHPHTWAVVSMQPAG; the protein is encoded by the coding sequence ATGTCCTCAACAAAATCCGGGCGGGTTGCCATGTCCATGATAATTGCCGCAGCCATCGTGGCCGCGGCAGGCATTATTGCCGTTGCATACGTTATTCCAGAAGGAAGCAGCAAGCCTGCAGAAAACCCGTCAGGCGTGCGCCTACTTGCCTCAAACCTTGAGGAAAGGATCGCAAGCTCTGTCAAAGTGATGAGCCTGACAGGCTTGGCGCCAGAAGTCCGAAACACCGACTCGCTGTCGCTTGTAAGCACCGCCCAGATGGGCATCCCGCAGGACGCAGACGTAGCCAAGAGGCAAGTTGCCAAGAACATTATTTCAACGTACGGCGATGATGTTGCAAGCATCTTTTTCCTCACGCCTGAGGGAAACATCTACATCGGCGAGCCTTTCGAGCAGCAAAAGCAACTGCCGAGGCTGAACTACTCTGACAGGGACTGGTACCAGGGGGTCTCTGCTACCAATGATGCGTACGTCAGCTCTGTCTTTATGTCCGCAGCCATCCACGAGCCGGCAGTCGCAGTCGCCGTGCCGGTCTACGGGCAAGAGGGCACGGAAAAAGAGAGCGCCATCGGCTACTGGGTTGCAATCATCAACCTTGACGAGATAGAAAAGGGCCTGAGGCAGCTTGAAGGCGGCTCACGGATAATATTCGCAGACCACAACGGGACTGAAATCGCCGACTCGGCAAGGGATCCTTCTACTACGCGTACGGACCTGAGAAGCTTATCAAACCTCGAAAGCGTCAAGGCCGCGCTTGCAGGCAAGACCGGCTCCCTTGTGGAGGTAGTCGACGGCAAGACCATGAAAGTAAGCTATGCCCCCGTGAAGGCCCATCCGCACACGTGGGCAGTGGTGTCGATGCAGCCTGCAGGCTGA
- a CDS encoding phosphoribosyltransferase — translation MQPGNGPDGVEYCSWQEIQDLVHKIAAALHGKAIAKYDCILAIANGGIIPAKLLAEELGIRRIMLIPVHEKQIVEAEMPRLEAGKKYLVVDDIYDTGDIYQKVARATRGFDCTFVFCMSRYSQEFGAYGKLLNHKRWIVFPWEKTQA, via the coding sequence ATGCAGCCCGGAAATGGACCAGACGGTGTGGAGTACTGCAGCTGGCAGGAGATCCAGGATCTGGTGCACAAAATTGCCGCAGCCCTGCATGGCAAAGCTATAGCAAAATACGATTGCATACTGGCAATAGCAAACGGCGGCATAATCCCTGCCAAACTCTTGGCTGAAGAGCTTGGCATCCGCCGGATAATGCTAATCCCTGTCCACGAGAAGCAGATAGTTGAAGCGGAAATGCCACGCCTGGAAGCAGGAAAGAAGTACCTCGTCGTCGACGACATCTATGACACTGGCGACATTTACCAAAAAGTGGCAAGAGCCACGCGGGGCTTTGACTGCACATTTGTATTCTGCATGAGCCGCTACAGCCAGGAATTTGGCGCCTACGGGAAGCTGCTGAACCACAAACGGTGGATAGTTTTTCCGTGGGAAAAAACACAGGCATAG
- a CDS encoding muconolactone Delta-isomerase, whose protein sequence is MLFLVIDTVKLEFVGPEVAIAQMKMLQQTFATYQELKDQGKIKFAYAFADSPGGMIVLDVASNEELQQVLFLLPSMPLVQRAVRPLTEIKSVESIVTELQTIVSSMPNPEKKGQS, encoded by the coding sequence ATGCTGTTTCTTGTCATCGACACAGTGAAGCTTGAATTCGTCGGACCCGAAGTCGCAATTGCGCAGATGAAGATGCTCCAGCAGACCTTTGCCACGTACCAGGAGCTGAAGGACCAGGGCAAGATCAAGTTTGCGTACGCGTTCGCAGACTCGCCTGGCGGGATGATCGTCCTTGACGTGGCGTCAAACGAGGAGCTGCAGCAGGTGCTGTTCCTGTTACCGTCGATGCCTCTGGTGCAGAGGGCAGTCCGGCCGCTGACAGAGATAAAGTCAGTCGAGAGCATCGTTACAGAGCTCCAGACAATAGTAAGCTCCATGCCAAACCCGGAAAAGAAGGGCCAGAGCTAG
- a CDS encoding winged helix-turn-helix domain-containing protein, with protein MKVENYGERGLDNGIVLKLLSAINTGSEKKQLESAAGISSKQLSRYLQELIKGGLVGYDASDGTTLKITEKGSRFLISYERVAASQTKHEPPKGLFDLE; from the coding sequence ATGAAGGTGGAAAATTACGGAGAAAGGGGCCTTGACAACGGCATTGTGCTGAAACTGCTCTCTGCAATTAATACGGGCTCTGAGAAAAAGCAGCTGGAATCTGCAGCCGGCATTTCAAGCAAGCAGTTGAGCCGGTACCTGCAAGAGTTGATCAAAGGCGGCCTTGTTGGCTACGACGCTTCAGACGGCACAACGCTCAAAATAACTGAAAAAGGGTCCAGATTCCTGATATCGTACGAGCGCGTTGCTGCATCACAGACAAAACACGAACCGCCCAAAGGGCTCTTCGACCTCGAATGA
- a CDS encoding C2H2-type zinc finger protein, whose product MTDGSEKGNGNDNVKDSRKADEASSDSRQSFRGIEKITADFQCFVCGAVFNTDEDRKQHLEKEAHGTLHEESTEQDKEIAREQEELNESHAHHV is encoded by the coding sequence ATGACGGATGGATCAGAAAAAGGGAATGGGAATGATAATGTCAAGGATAGCCGGAAAGCAGACGAAGCATCTTCAGACTCCAGGCAGAGTTTCCGCGGCATCGAAAAAATAACTGCAGATTTCCAGTGCTTTGTTTGCGGAGCCGTATTTAACACGGATGAAGATAGAAAACAGCACCTGGAAAAAGAAGCACACGGAACGTTACATGAAGAATCTACTGAACAAGACAAGGAAATTGCCAGGGAGCAGGAGGAATTAAACGAGAGCCACGCCCATCACGTTTGA
- a CDS encoding cytidine/deoxycytidylate deaminase family protein yields the protein MPAVMLEKEMDRGSGSSGLLAEKCARIAVEEAEKAAAKGTFGVGGLLIENSTGRVLKKMQNRVIAAGSTTIVADPTAHVEKQLLDWYYFSRKKALPLLPPAADMTIVCSLDPCIMCAGAILSAGMNVIRISDDPECGVSCRGQDDLTTLPAELRQEKAARFSAFGLRGKRSFAGSQDSIFSGSEIDPLFDKRSTRAFTSSLAKIRNNINKDWILPDRLENPGLLAKSKPSSHLVKTIRHHNPQAFSEEHTLNPGAPGAALGQVLISKARESYRNAGLFNSACIIDPFGNILLAGGASPVEQTPLLDMMRRYYSLVNDAGENGRRYLAHPKYCKIAILFGPARSPAGLMEVGSLGSFFEGKLPRNSRGQLEYVIPRQDVSELSGMLRSLPPFYSRTANLENVIQQTQDDALKEFCMARVP from the coding sequence ATGCCAGCTGTCATGCTAGAGAAAGAAATGGACCGTGGCAGTGGTAGCAGCGGCCTGCTTGCTGAAAAATGCGCCAGAATAGCGGTGGAGGAGGCAGAAAAGGCGGCTGCGAAGGGCACGTTTGGAGTAGGCGGCCTCTTGATTGAAAACAGCACCGGAAGAGTGCTGAAAAAGATGCAAAACAGGGTGATAGCAGCGGGAAGTACGACGATAGTAGCCGATCCTACCGCGCATGTTGAAAAACAGCTTTTGGACTGGTATTATTTTTCCAGGAAAAAGGCGTTGCCGCTGTTGCCTCCGGCTGCAGACATGACTATAGTATGCTCCCTTGATCCGTGCATAATGTGCGCAGGCGCAATCCTGAGCGCAGGTATGAACGTAATCCGCATCTCAGACGATCCCGAATGCGGCGTCAGCTGCAGGGGTCAGGACGACCTGACCACATTGCCGGCAGAACTGCGGCAAGAAAAGGCGGCAAGGTTCTCTGCATTTGGCCTGCGCGGAAAAAGAAGCTTTGCGGGATCGCAAGACTCCATCTTTTCTGGAAGCGAAATCGACCCGCTTTTTGACAAGCGCTCCACTAGGGCCTTTACGTCCAGCCTTGCCAAGATCAGAAATAACATAAACAAGGACTGGATTTTGCCAGACCGCCTGGAAAATCCCGGGCTGCTTGCCAAGAGCAAGCCTTCATCGCACCTGGTGAAAACTATCAGGCACCATAACCCACAGGCATTCTCGGAGGAGCACACCCTGAATCCGGGTGCACCCGGCGCTGCGCTTGGGCAGGTACTGATAAGCAAGGCAAGGGAATCCTACAGAAATGCAGGACTGTTCAACTCTGCCTGCATCATAGACCCGTTTGGGAACATCCTGCTGGCAGGAGGCGCAAGTCCTGTTGAGCAGACGCCTTTGCTTGACATGATGCGCAGGTATTATTCGCTGGTAAACGATGCAGGAGAAAACGGCAGGCGGTACCTGGCTCACCCAAAATATTGCAAGATCGCAATCCTGTTTGGCCCGGCAAGAAGCCCGGCAGGCCTGATGGAGGTCGGCTCTCTTGGCTCGTTCTTTGAAGGCAAGCTTCCAAGGAATAGCCGCGGGCAGCTTGAATACGTCATCCCAAGGCAGGACGTCTCGGAACTGTCAGGCATGCTGCGCAGCCTGCCCCCGTTTTATTCAAGGACCGCAAACCTGGAAAACGTGATACAGCAAACGCAGGACGATGCCCTGAAGGAATTCTGCATGGCAAGAGTCCCCTAG
- a CDS encoding C2H2-type zinc finger protein, which yields MILRKEFSCDQCDAKFENYDDLIKHAREVHHHAIVRCHDCGKEFVHEKDRLHHVREEHEKKALSRANKNLHKHNVKNPAPQDEVDLHRKTFSSNFE from the coding sequence GTGATCCTGCGCAAGGAGTTCTCATGCGACCAGTGCGATGCCAAGTTTGAAAATTATGATGACCTGATAAAACACGCCCGGGAAGTGCATCACCATGCGATTGTCCGCTGCCATGACTGTGGCAAAGAGTTCGTACATGAAAAGGACAGGCTCCACCATGTCAGAGAAGAGCATGAAAAGAAAGCCCTATCCCGGGCAAACAAGAACCTGCACAAGCACAACGTAAAGAATCCTGCGCCCCAGGACGAAGTGGACCTGCACAGGAAAACGTTCAGCAGCAATTTTGAATGA
- a CDS encoding aminotransferase class III-fold pyridoxal phosphate-dependent enzyme, whose product MKYAKVSGELPGPIASDVIAVLKKNCYDSTFTYPLVIASGSGCVVKDIDGNSFLDFTSNIGACPLGYSHPDVIGVLAEMSRNGAHKIAGQDFYCKEHADLAEQFVSVLPDGFKAFFINSGAEAVENAIKIAYRKRFAEGLPVLPGVSCTGGFHGRTLGALSFTYSKPVQKAGFPELAVMRIKFCTTDGDEEIDAVEKVLAENKAAFVLTEIVQGEGGYNIASRRFVQNLRNATKKYGVPLILDEVQSGMGRTGKWWAFEHYGVLPDIMSAAKALQVGATAYRSDYDPGQPGVLSSTWGGGSRIDLAVGTTVIEVIKRDRLLANALVMGERLKKGLADLVGKKNGIIDVRGLGLMIGIEFDTKESRDWALQQAFRRGLLLLPAGQKAMRAIPPLVVTGEEVDEGLELMASL is encoded by the coding sequence GTGAAATACGCCAAGGTATCAGGCGAGCTTCCCGGACCAATAGCATCTGATGTTATTGCCGTCCTGAAAAAGAACTGCTACGACTCGACATTTACGTACCCGCTTGTCATCGCAAGCGGCAGCGGCTGCGTGGTAAAGGACATCGACGGCAACTCGTTTCTTGACTTTACGTCAAACATTGGCGCATGCCCGCTCGGCTACTCGCACCCTGACGTCATCGGCGTACTCGCAGAGATGAGCCGGAACGGCGCGCACAAGATTGCCGGCCAGGACTTTTACTGCAAGGAGCACGCCGACCTTGCAGAGCAGTTTGTCTCTGTGCTCCCCGACGGCTTCAAGGCGTTTTTCATAAACTCTGGCGCAGAGGCAGTCGAGAACGCTATCAAGATTGCTTATCGAAAGAGGTTTGCAGAGGGCCTGCCGGTCCTCCCCGGCGTCTCGTGCACAGGCGGCTTCCACGGGAGGACGCTTGGCGCACTGTCGTTTACGTATAGCAAACCGGTGCAAAAGGCTGGCTTTCCCGAGCTTGCCGTGATGAGAATAAAGTTCTGCACCACTGACGGCGACGAAGAGATCGACGCTGTTGAAAAGGTGCTCGCAGAAAACAAGGCGGCGTTTGTGCTGACCGAAATAGTGCAGGGAGAAGGCGGCTACAATATCGCAAGCCGGCGGTTTGTGCAGAACCTGCGCAATGCGACCAAAAAATATGGCGTGCCACTGATACTTGACGAAGTCCAGTCTGGGATGGGCCGGACCGGCAAGTGGTGGGCGTTTGAGCACTATGGCGTCCTGCCGGACATCATGAGCGCGGCAAAGGCCCTGCAGGTGGGCGCCACGGCGTACAGGAGCGACTACGACCCCGGCCAGCCGGGCGTGCTTTCAAGCACGTGGGGTGGGGGGAGCAGGATAGACCTTGCGGTGGGCACAACCGTTATTGAAGTGATAAAGCGCGACAGGCTCCTTGCAAACGCGCTTGTGATGGGCGAGCGGCTGAAAAAGGGGCTTGCCGACCTTGTCGGCAAGAAGAATGGCATAATCGACGTGCGCGGCCTTGGCCTTATGATCGGAATAGAGTTTGACACAAAGGAGAGCCGCGACTGGGCCCTGCAGCAGGCGTTCCGGCGCGGGCTCCTCTTGCTTCCTGCCGGCCAGAAGGCCATGCGCGCGATACCTCCGCTTGTGGTCACCGGCGAGGAGGTCGACGAGGGGCTTGAACTGATGGCAAGCCTCTAG
- a CDS encoding ZIP family metal transporter produces the protein MAENALVESLMWGFVSSFSLLLGAVTGLVFRLPGKVVASVMAFGSGVLVVALTFSLLGEAFRSSQDILPLMVGFVAGGFAYNFANLVLGRVTGVPRRRRRPNVEKRSADAGPPGLALLVGSLMDNIPENIALGISIVVAGAVNPVLAIAIFLSNYPEALSSVQGMKSDGMSRKFILVSWSVVVAAGTAASAVGVGLLAGSDPAIISFFLSFASGAILVMLIESMIPEAFLEGGSQIGLATLAGFALAFVVHHFL, from the coding sequence ATGGCAGAAAACGCGCTGGTCGAATCCCTGATGTGGGGATTTGTCTCCAGCTTCTCTTTGCTGCTTGGGGCGGTGACTGGGCTTGTGTTTCGCCTGCCAGGAAAGGTCGTTGCAAGCGTGATGGCGTTTGGAAGCGGGGTCCTGGTAGTCGCGCTGACGTTTTCGCTCCTGGGCGAGGCTTTCCGGTCTTCGCAGGACATCCTGCCTTTGATGGTTGGGTTTGTGGCTGGGGGCTTTGCCTACAATTTTGCCAACCTCGTTCTTGGCAGGGTGACCGGCGTTCCCCGCAGGAGGCGGCGCCCAAACGTGGAAAAAAGAAGCGCCGATGCCGGGCCTCCGGGACTTGCGCTGCTGGTGGGCTCCCTCATGGACAACATACCGGAAAACATCGCCCTCGGGATCTCTATCGTGGTGGCCGGGGCGGTAAACCCTGTCCTTGCAATCGCCATCTTTCTCTCTAATTATCCTGAGGCCCTTTCTTCTGTGCAGGGGATGAAGTCCGACGGGATGAGCAGAAAGTTCATACTTGTCAGCTGGTCAGTCGTGGTGGCAGCCGGAACGGCGGCCTCGGCAGTCGGCGTTGGCCTTCTGGCCGGCTCGGACCCTGCAATAATCTCTTTCTTCCTTTCCTTTGCCTCAGGCGCGATACTCGTCATGCTTATCGAGTCCATGATACCTGAAGCGTTCCTGGAGGGGGGAAGCCAGATCGGGCTGGCAACGCTTGCAGGATTTGCCCTTGCATTTGTCGTCCACCACTTTCTCTGA
- a CDS encoding NAD(P)-dependent malic enzyme, with amino-acid sequence MKEDAINLHRMLRGKIEIRNRVAVDNIFEEEKGTLGLIYTPGVAYVSKEIGGNKELAYEYTSKWNNVAIICDGTRVLGLGNVGPEAAIPVMEGKSVLFKSLADINAIPLCIATQDKQEIIRLVKAIQPGFGAVNIEDIESPKVLEIVEVLKNELDIPVFHDDQHGTAVITLAALVNALDLVGKKLDKIKVVIAGAGSAGYGIYRILEQAGCRDIIVADSKGAIYKERADIVSSSSSKNRYRQEIAERTNAGKIRGGIGDVINGADLFIGVSGRGNIISKEMVGTMNKDAIVFALSNPDPEILPPDALDAGARIAATGRSDFANQINNAVVFPSVLRALLDLRARYLDEDMLVAVAFAIASLVDRKHLTESFIIPRVNDPRILPVVTQTLRDAVMKHMDAKERQVLPQ; translated from the coding sequence TTGAAGGAAGACGCAATCAACCTACACAGGATGCTCAGGGGCAAGATAGAGATACGCAACCGGGTTGCTGTCGACAACATATTCGAGGAAGAAAAAGGCACCCTGGGCTTGATTTACACGCCGGGAGTAGCCTATGTATCCAAGGAAATAGGCGGAAACAAAGAGCTGGCCTACGAATATACCTCAAAATGGAACAACGTGGCCATAATCTGCGACGGCACCAGGGTTCTGGGCCTTGGAAATGTCGGGCCGGAAGCTGCAATCCCTGTCATGGAAGGCAAGTCCGTCCTTTTCAAGTCGCTGGCAGACATTAACGCGATACCCCTGTGCATAGCCACCCAGGACAAGCAGGAGATAATCAGGCTTGTAAAGGCAATCCAGCCGGGATTTGGAGCTGTCAACATCGAAGACATCGAGTCCCCAAAGGTGCTCGAGATTGTAGAGGTGCTGAAAAACGAGCTGGACATCCCGGTGTTTCACGACGACCAGCACGGGACTGCTGTTATCACTCTGGCTGCGCTTGTAAACGCGCTGGACTTGGTTGGAAAAAAGCTGGACAAAATCAAGGTCGTCATAGCAGGGGCTGGCTCTGCAGGGTACGGGATATACAGGATACTGGAGCAAGCGGGCTGCAGGGACATCATTGTCGCAGACAGCAAAGGCGCAATATACAAAGAAAGGGCGGACATTGTTAGTAGCAGTAGCAGCAAGAACAGGTACCGCCAGGAAATAGCCGAAAGGACCAACGCTGGAAAAATCCGCGGAGGCATCGGCGACGTCATCAACGGGGCAGACCTGTTCATAGGAGTCTCGGGCAGGGGGAACATCATAAGCAAGGAAATGGTCGGGACGATGAACAAAGACGCCATCGTGTTTGCGCTGAGCAACCCGGATCCAGAGATACTTCCCCCTGACGCTCTGGACGCGGGGGCAAGGATAGCTGCAACTGGCAGGTCGGACTTTGCCAACCAGATCAATAATGCAGTGGTGTTCCCCTCTGTCCTTCGAGCCTTGCTGGATCTCCGGGCGAGATACCTGGACGAAGACATGCTCGTGGCAGTGGCCTTTGCAATCGCAAGCCTTGTCGACCGCAAGCACCTGACAGAGAGCTTCATAATCCCAAGGGTAAACGACCCCAGGATCCTCCCGGTTGTTACGCAGACATTGCGGGACGCGGTCATGAAGCACATGGATGCCAAGGAACGGCAGGTCCTGCCACAATAA
- a CDS encoding cache domain-containing protein, with protein sequence MSSKSRNLAAYSIAVALAIIILAAAGTASISALEQKIMEKEASDIRTLAIATEGKLSTVASLMEATGGLPQVAGAPHASQITTELHGVPENVDAEKRQVAQSILSKSQDIEAIAFILPDGEMYIEEPFYRQMNLTRTNFAFRDYFQGAVNSGSTYLGEVYISASSGASASAVAVPIASGGELKGLWIGLVHLQNLDRFAKDMFEGDDGRRFTYADQHGHEVVYSNEIVSALEGAGKPLADMDVYKKAISGESGVAVESIGGKEMLVAYHPVRAPGTTWAVFSIQPYESIIKPVQDLRTQVYSAIAIAAAVGVALAIVVVAKKS encoded by the coding sequence TTGTCGAGTAAGAGCAGGAACCTTGCAGCGTATTCAATTGCAGTTGCACTAGCTATCATCATACTTGCTGCAGCTGGCACGGCCAGCATCAGCGCGCTTGAGCAAAAGATAATGGAAAAGGAAGCAAGCGACATTCGCACTCTGGCCATCGCCACGGAGGGCAAGCTCTCCACTGTAGCGTCGCTCATGGAAGCAACAGGTGGCCTGCCGCAGGTGGCTGGCGCACCACACGCGTCACAGATAACAACAGAGCTTCACGGAGTGCCTGAAAACGTGGACGCAGAAAAGAGGCAGGTCGCGCAGTCGATTCTGTCCAAGAGCCAAGACATCGAGGCCATAGCGTTCATACTTCCAGATGGCGAGATGTACATCGAAGAGCCGTTTTACAGGCAGATGAACCTGACAAGGACCAACTTTGCATTCCGCGACTACTTCCAGGGAGCGGTGAACAGCGGCTCTACATACCTTGGCGAAGTGTATATTTCCGCGTCAAGCGGCGCAAGCGCATCAGCAGTCGCAGTCCCGATCGCGTCCGGCGGCGAGCTGAAAGGCCTCTGGATAGGCCTTGTACACCTTCAAAATCTGGACAGGTTTGCAAAGGACATGTTTGAGGGCGACGACGGCAGGCGCTTTACCTACGCCGACCAGCACGGCCACGAGGTTGTGTATTCAAACGAGATCGTGTCTGCGCTTGAAGGAGCCGGCAAGCCCCTTGCGGACATGGACGTGTACAAAAAGGCCATCTCTGGCGAGTCAGGCGTGGCAGTCGAGTCAATAGGAGGCAAGGAGATGCTCGTTGCGTACCACCCGGTCAGGGCGCCTGGTACTACATGGGCGGTGTTTTCCATCCAGCCCTACGAGTCGATCATAAAGCCGGTGCAGGACCTGAGGACGCAGGTGTATTCCGCGATTGCAATTGCAGCGGCGGTAGGCGTGGCCCTTGCAATTGTCGTGGTTGCAAAAAAATCATGA
- a CDS encoding GNAT family N-acetyltransferase, with amino-acid sequence MDSRDGFIIRSMKRQELDLALGWAAGEGWNPGLHDADAFYDFDPGGYLVGLLSGVPVGCISAVAYGSKFGFLGLYIVKPEHRGKGFGTELWHQAMRRLGSRNVGLDGVVGRQRNYERKGFVLAHRNIRYELAGGEKMAMPDNNVVDLRQYSIGAVAEYEKGLFPATRARFLEKWLNPPQGIALGYVDDDDDSSDKLAGYGVIRKCARGFKIGPLFADTQRGARKLLSGLAGHAAGEPVYIDIPEANRAAVDLAKEAGMNKVFETARMYNASKPDLDISRIYGMTTLELG; translated from the coding sequence TTGGACAGCCGCGACGGCTTTATCATCAGGTCAATGAAAAGACAGGAGCTTGACCTAGCACTCGGCTGGGCTGCCGGCGAGGGGTGGAATCCCGGCCTGCACGATGCAGATGCGTTCTATGATTTTGATCCTGGAGGTTATCTTGTGGGGCTGCTTTCTGGCGTCCCTGTCGGCTGCATCTCTGCAGTGGCCTATGGCAGCAAGTTTGGGTTTCTTGGGCTTTATATCGTCAAGCCCGAGCACAGGGGCAAGGGCTTTGGTACGGAGCTGTGGCACCAGGCTATGCGGCGCCTTGGGAGCCGCAATGTCGGCCTTGACGGCGTGGTTGGGCGCCAGCGGAACTATGAAAGAAAAGGTTTTGTGCTTGCGCACCGGAATATCCGCTATGAATTAGCCGGCGGCGAAAAAATGGCAATGCCGGACAACAATGTGGTAGACTTGCGACAATACAGTATAGGTGCCGTTGCGGAATATGAAAAGGGGCTATTTCCTGCAACGCGTGCTAGATTTCTGGAAAAGTGGCTGAATCCTCCGCAAGGGATTGCCTTGGGCTATGTGGACGACGATGACGACAGCAGCGACAAGCTTGCCGGATATGGCGTCATTCGCAAGTGCGCTAGGGGATTCAAAATAGGGCCCTTGTTTGCAGACACACAACGCGGCGCAAGAAAATTGCTTTCTGGGCTGGCAGGGCACGCCGCCGGGGAGCCTGTCTACATCGACATCCCTGAAGCAAACAGGGCGGCGGTTGACCTTGCCAAGGAAGCTGGGATGAACAAGGTGTTCGAGACTGCGAGGATGTACAACGCCTCCAAGCCCGACCTTGACATTTCACGCATCTATGGCATGACCACACTTGAACTGGGCTAA
- a CDS encoding S1C family serine protease has protein sequence MAHSLASTGAAFAILFAVVGVSFAYVSTNPVTVQPPQTERGPWTGISGVNLTPAIASAMGTSEQSGFLVVGVVPGSPAEKAGIRGGDRAVTVDGREIRVGGDIIIEVDGRPVTGFAEIQQDFQQRQVGETMRFTVVRANTTMEIPVLLEENPNPQ, from the coding sequence GTGGCACACAGCCTGGCAAGCACCGGCGCGGCGTTTGCGATACTCTTTGCCGTGGTGGGGGTTTCCTTTGCGTACGTTAGTACAAACCCTGTGACCGTCCAACCTCCGCAGACTGAGCGAGGGCCATGGACGGGCATATCCGGAGTCAACCTGACGCCTGCGATAGCAAGCGCCATGGGGACCAGCGAGCAGTCGGGCTTTCTCGTCGTGGGAGTCGTGCCCGGCAGCCCTGCAGAAAAGGCGGGCATAAGGGGCGGCGATAGGGCAGTCACGGTGGACGGCCGGGAAATACGTGTAGGTGGCGACATCATAATAGAAGTCGACGGCCGGCCGGTGACAGGCTTTGCAGAGATCCAGCAGGACTTTCAGCAAAGGCAGGTGGGCGAAACGATGCGCTTTACCGTGGTCAGGGCAAACACGACCATGGAGATTCCCGTGCTTCTTGAAGAAAACCCTAATCCCCAATGA
- a CDS encoding hemerythrin domain-containing protein: MSSTESLRNDHFLIEKMMRALNVTADLLQAGKSIPAPFLEQALDFTKNFTNVCHHGKEEDTLFPTLEKGGMPREGGPIARMLFEHEITKQLAEKMDASARAYVQTGSADQLVADIRSYTGHVSQHLTKENFRLFAMADMMLQGKAAQVGQELAKTEEAKLHSLGRTRGHYEQLVDSYDAEIRKKQA; the protein is encoded by the coding sequence ATGTCGTCTACAGAATCGCTGCGCAACGATCATTTCCTCATCGAAAAAATGATGAGGGCGCTCAACGTAACCGCGGACCTGCTGCAGGCCGGCAAGTCCATCCCCGCGCCATTCCTTGAGCAGGCGCTGGACTTTACAAAGAACTTTACCAATGTCTGCCATCACGGCAAGGAGGAAGACACGCTGTTCCCGACGCTGGAAAAAGGCGGCATGCCAAGGGAGGGCGGGCCGATAGCAAGGATGCTCTTTGAGCACGAGATTACAAAGCAGCTTGCAGAAAAGATGGACGCGTCTGCCAGGGCGTACGTCCAGACTGGCAGTGCAGACCAGCTCGTGGCGGACATTCGCAGTTATACCGGCCACGTCTCGCAGCATTTGACAAAGGAGAATTTCCGCCTGTTTGCGATGGCCGACATGATGCTGCAGGGAAAAGCCGCTCAGGTAGGCCAGGAGCTGGCCAAGACGGAAGAAGCAAAACTGCATTCGCTTGGCAGGACCCGGGGACACTATGAGCAGCTGGTCGACAGCTACGACGCAGAGATAAGGAAGAAGCAGGCGTAG